In Armatimonadota bacterium, the genomic stretch CTCTGGAGAGGTTGTTATCGGCGATAGAGTCGTAAACGATGTATCTCCCAAAGACCGTGACATTGCAATGGTCTTTCAGAACTATGCACTCTACCCTCATATGAGCGTCTATGACAACATGGCGTTCGGGCTGAAGCTGCGCAAGGTCCCCCGCGACCACATAAAGACACGCGTGGCCACTGCTGCTGAAATGCTCGGGCTGACGGACCTGCTCAACAGAAAGCCGAAGCAGCTTTCCGGCGGTCAGAGACAGCGTGTGGCTCTGGGTAGAGCTATTGTCCGCGAGCCGTCCGTATTCCTTATGGATGAGCCGCTTTCAAACCTGGACGCCAAGCTGCGTGTTCAGACCCGCGCCGACCTCATCAAGCTTCACCGAAGCCTGGGGATTACAACTATATATGTGACCCACGACCAGGTCGAGGCCATGACGATGGGCGATAGGATTATGGTCATGTGTGGCGGTCTGGTGCAGCAGGTGGATACTCCTCTCGGGCTGTATAACAAGCCGGCAAACAAGTTTGTGGCAGGTTTTATTGGGACTCCGTCCATGAACTTCCTTTCAGTCAAGATAGAGGACGGCGGTGTGATCGACGGCGGCTGTTTCAAAGTCAAGCCTCCGGCGGATAAAGTCGAAATGCTCAAGCCGTACGTGGGTAAAGAAGTCGATTTAGGCGTTCGACCCGAGGATATCTTCGACAAAAACCTGACCAACCTGGTCCAGGCTACACCGGACAACACTGTAAAGGCGACAGTCGAAGTGATTGAGCCAATGGGCTCTACCGTTACACTGTATCTGCAGTCCGGGAAGCATTCGATGCTTGCCACAATCGACGCCGAGACAAGCGCAAAAGAGGGAAGCGATATCGACCTTATTTTCGATATGGCCAAGACTCATATGTTTGAAAAAGAAACTGAGAAAGCGATTTACTAGTCGCTCATAATTTAACAATAGTATCGAACGGCCCCGGTTTTTCCGGAGCCGTTTTTTTTGTGCCTGCAGGGCCCTATAGTAAATGGGTTTGTCCACGTCCTATATGGGAACTCTGAGAAAATGTTAGCCGCTTGCCGAAGCGGCGAGCAAATCAGGGTGGGGGTGGTCAACAATGGCTTTTTCTGCGACACGTCGATACTTTACGTCTCTTGTTTTCATCTTTACTACAGTGCTGTCCATGACAGTTTCGGCTGTTGATGGGGCGAATTCCACTTTGCGGCGCGCGCCTCTGAACCCTGCATTTATCGAATATGTCACCGGACGAATGGACAGATTTATGCGCGTCAATAATGAGGAGATTCCCCGTGGGTTCATTCCAGCACCTGTAGATATGTCTTACCTTAAGGGAATGAGGGTCTTTGATGGCGTCGCGGCTGCGCTGCCGTCGCATTACGATCTGCGTGATACGGGCAAGCTCACAAGAGTTGAGGACCAGAAGACTTGCGGAAGCTGTTGGACATTTGCAACTCTGGGTTCTATGGAATCCATATTGATGCCCGGCGAGGTATGCGACTTCTCGCAGAACAATTTGAAAAACCTCAGCGGTTTCGACAAGGAATGCTGCGCTGGTGGTGATGAGTTCATGGCGATGGCTTACCTTGCGCGCTGGGCAGGGCCTATGAATGAAAGTGATGATCCACACAACCCCAACAGTTGCACATCGCCTTCCGGTCTTACGGTACGTAAACATTTTCAGAACGGCATCATTTTGCCTGACCGCGCCGGCCCGCTGGATAATAACAACATCAAACAGGCTGTTATGACCTATGGCGCGGTTTCCACTGGAATGTATTGGGATGATGATTCATATAATGAGTCTGCATCTTCTTATTACT encodes the following:
- the ugpC gene encoding sn-glycerol-3-phosphate ABC transporter ATP-binding protein UgpC, giving the protein MAQVILKNLTKAFKEVTAVNNVDLEVKNKEFMVFVGPSGCGKTTCLRMIAGLEEITSGEVVIGDRVVNDVSPKDRDIAMVFQNYALYPHMSVYDNMAFGLKLRKVPRDHIKTRVATAAEMLGLTDLLNRKPKQLSGGQRQRVALGRAIVREPSVFLMDEPLSNLDAKLRVQTRADLIKLHRSLGITTIYVTHDQVEAMTMGDRIMVMCGGLVQQVDTPLGLYNKPANKFVAGFIGTPSMNFLSVKIEDGGVIDGGCFKVKPPADKVEMLKPYVGKEVDLGVRPEDIFDKNLTNLVQATPDNTVKATVEVIEPMGSTVTLYLQSGKHSMLATIDAETSAKEGSDIDLIFDMAKTHMFEKETEKAIY
- a CDS encoding C1 family peptidase; the encoded protein is MAFSATRRYFTSLVFIFTTVLSMTVSAVDGANSTLRRAPLNPAFIEYVTGRMDRFMRVNNEEIPRGFIPAPVDMSYLKGMRVFDGVAAALPSHYDLRDTGKLTRVEDQKTCGSCWTFATLGSMESILMPGEVCDFSQNNLKNLSGFDKECCAGGDEFMAMAYLARWAGPMNESDDPHNPNSCTSPSGLTVRKHFQNGIILPDRAGPLDNNNIKQAVMTYGAVSTGMYWDDDSYNESASSYYYTGDEQYGNHMVCIVGWDDNFSKNKFSPAAPGNGAFIIKNSWGTGWGENGFFYVSYYDNLI